The proteins below are encoded in one region of Arthrobacter sp. CJ23:
- a CDS encoding TrkH family potassium uptake protein, whose protein sequence is MPETDRVALRDRAAPRPKRESRLTRALLHPVRSVPLAFLAVIILGAGLLMLPVSRTGSDGEIVMPALFTAVSAVCVTGLITVDTATFWTPFGHAVILVLIQLGGFGIMTLATLLALLVRKSIGLRGQLVAQSETHTLNFGDVRSVLFRVARIMVAIEAVTALALTLRFLLAYDNNPATALWHGVFHAVSAFNNAGFALYSDNLVGFAEDPWIIIPICAAVVAGGLGFPVIIQLFKGGLRFKDWTVHLRLTVYGTVFLLLAGFAFFAAFEWNREETLGTLSLGGKFLGSLAGTVFPRTAGFNSIDYGAALPETLMFTNILMFVGGGSAGTAGGIKITTFLVLGFAIWNEIRGREQVTIAHRSISPSVQRQALSVALLGVAAVIGGTMLLLMVTDYSLEKVLFEAISAYATVGVSTGITYKLPASAEWVLMALMFTGRIGTITVASAIALASRPRLFNLPEERPIIG, encoded by the coding sequence ATGCCGGAAACTGACCGAGTGGCCCTGCGGGACCGTGCCGCGCCCCGGCCGAAAAGGGAGAGCCGCCTGACCCGCGCACTCCTGCATCCTGTCCGCTCGGTGCCGCTCGCGTTCCTGGCCGTGATTATCCTGGGCGCCGGGCTGCTCATGCTTCCTGTGTCGCGTACCGGCAGTGACGGTGAGATCGTGATGCCTGCCCTGTTCACAGCAGTTTCGGCGGTCTGCGTCACCGGCCTGATCACCGTGGACACCGCGACGTTTTGGACGCCCTTCGGCCATGCGGTGATTCTCGTGCTCATTCAGCTCGGCGGATTCGGCATCATGACGCTGGCGACCCTCCTTGCCCTGCTCGTGCGGAAAAGCATCGGTCTCCGGGGCCAGCTCGTGGCGCAATCCGAAACCCACACTCTGAACTTCGGTGATGTCCGGTCGGTGCTGTTCCGGGTGGCCAGAATCATGGTGGCCATCGAGGCTGTCACCGCCCTGGCCCTGACGCTCCGCTTCTTGCTCGCCTATGACAACAACCCGGCCACGGCCCTCTGGCACGGGGTGTTTCACGCGGTTTCGGCCTTCAACAATGCCGGGTTCGCTCTCTACAGTGACAACCTGGTCGGCTTCGCCGAGGACCCCTGGATCATCATTCCGATCTGCGCGGCCGTGGTGGCCGGAGGGCTCGGCTTCCCCGTCATCATCCAACTCTTCAAGGGCGGCCTCAGATTCAAGGACTGGACCGTCCACCTGCGCCTGACCGTCTACGGCACCGTGTTCCTGCTGCTCGCGGGGTTCGCGTTCTTCGCCGCCTTCGAATGGAACCGGGAAGAGACCCTGGGCACGCTGAGCCTCGGCGGGAAGTTCCTGGGCTCGTTGGCGGGCACAGTCTTTCCCCGCACCGCCGGATTCAACAGCATCGACTACGGTGCCGCGTTGCCGGAAACGCTGATGTTCACCAACATCCTCATGTTCGTCGGCGGCGGCAGCGCCGGAACCGCCGGCGGCATCAAGATCACCACCTTCCTGGTGCTGGGGTTCGCGATCTGGAACGAAATCCGCGGCCGCGAGCAGGTCACCATCGCCCACCGCTCCATCAGCCCTTCCGTGCAGCGCCAGGCCCTCTCCGTCGCCCTGCTCGGCGTCGCCGCGGTGATCGGCGGAACGATGCTGTTGCTCATGGTCACCGACTACAGCCTCGAGAAAGTGCTGTTCGAGGCCATCTCCGCCTACGCCACCGTGGGCGTGAGCACGGGCATCACCTACAAGCTGCCGGCAAGCGCCGAATGGGTCCTGATGGCGCTGATGTTCACAGGCCGCATCGGGACCATCACCGTGGCATCGGCCATCGCCTTGGCCTCGCGGCCGCGGCTGTTCAACCTGCCCGAGGAACGGCCGATCATCGGGTAG
- a CDS encoding LuxR C-terminal-related transcriptional regulator, producing MTKNEYSRPDDRELLRASLRSLSAAFRPAVLFGGLVDGVGLRLSEFLGTDTASLHKVRVEPGSGLGGRVLSQRRPFLIQDYVGSDAITHEHDFAVSHERLRSMAAAPVVVRGKTRSVLYIATRGEAPLGERVMNEAMGAAAAIALEMDIRDEVDRRLAMMAEARVQPEQSFDSTWMEHVRQAHADLRSLASRVEDAELAAQLERIGGHLAPAPSAPPIAVRSLVRLTPRELDVLAQLALGCSYEETAARLALKPVTVKSYLQNAMAKLSVHNRMEAVSAARKLGLLP from the coding sequence ATGACGAAGAACGAGTATTCCCGCCCGGACGACCGCGAACTCCTCCGCGCCTCGCTCCGCTCGCTGTCCGCAGCCTTCCGCCCTGCCGTCCTTTTTGGCGGTCTGGTGGACGGTGTTGGCCTGCGCCTGTCCGAGTTCCTCGGCACGGACACGGCCAGCCTGCACAAGGTCAGGGTGGAGCCCGGATCGGGGCTGGGCGGGCGCGTCCTGAGCCAGCGCCGGCCATTCCTGATCCAGGACTACGTGGGCTCCGACGCCATCACGCACGAGCACGACTTTGCCGTCAGCCACGAACGGCTGAGGTCCATGGCCGCGGCCCCCGTGGTGGTCCGCGGCAAGACGCGCTCCGTGCTGTACATCGCCACCCGCGGCGAGGCCCCGCTCGGCGAGCGGGTCATGAACGAGGCCATGGGCGCCGCGGCGGCCATCGCCCTGGAAATGGACATCCGGGACGAAGTGGACCGCCGCCTGGCCATGATGGCCGAGGCCCGGGTGCAGCCGGAGCAGTCGTTCGACAGCACCTGGATGGAGCATGTCCGCCAGGCCCACGCCGATCTGCGCTCCCTGGCCAGCCGGGTGGAGGATGCGGAGCTTGCGGCGCAGCTGGAGCGGATCGGCGGGCACCTTGCGCCCGCTCCGTCCGCTCCGCCCATCGCCGTGAGGTCGCTGGTCCGGCTCACGCCGCGGGAGCTCGACGTCCTGGCCCAGCTCGCCCTGGGTTGCTCCTACGAGGAGACGGCAGCCCGGCTCGCCCTCAAGCCCGTCACGGTCAAGAGCTACCTGCAGAACGCCATGGCCAAGCTGTCCGTCCACAACCGCATGGAAGCCGTGTCCGCGGCGAGGAAGCTGGGCCTGCTGCCGTAG
- a CDS encoding MarR family winged helix-turn-helix transcriptional regulator, with amino-acid sequence MGNPLPRDPIADAQRNWDRHGWGDVAAPMAAITAIMRTQQILLARIEAVLKPFGLTFARYELLALLSFARSGALPMNKASALLQVHPTSVTNAVDRLEKAALVVRSPHPTDGRTTLIELTSEGRTLAKRATTALNAEVFAQSGFGDDDVEHLIRILGSFRRDAGDFTDA; translated from the coding sequence ATGGGCAACCCACTTCCGCGCGACCCCATTGCCGATGCCCAGCGCAACTGGGACAGGCACGGCTGGGGCGATGTTGCCGCGCCCATGGCCGCCATCACCGCCATCATGCGCACCCAGCAAATCCTGCTGGCACGCATCGAGGCGGTGCTGAAGCCCTTCGGCTTGACGTTCGCGCGGTACGAACTCCTGGCGCTGCTCAGCTTCGCCCGCAGCGGCGCGCTGCCCATGAACAAGGCCAGCGCGCTGCTGCAGGTCCACCCCACCTCGGTGACCAACGCCGTCGACCGTTTGGAGAAGGCCGCCCTGGTGGTCCGCTCCCCGCACCCCACGGACGGCCGCACCACGCTGATCGAGCTCACCTCCGAGGGCCGCACCCTCGCGAAACGCGCGACGACGGCGCTCAACGCCGAGGTGTTCGCCCAGTCCGGCTTCGGGGACGACGACGTCGAGCACCTCATCCGCATCCTGGGCAGCTTCCGCAGGGATGCCGGAGACTTCACCGACGCCTGA
- a CDS encoding AMP-binding protein, with translation MAVTTVTEEFRAARDRLLELRENYQQAHSEFEWPRFEEFNFAFDWFDQIAADPQRGSRPALVIVEQDGSATRRSYAELSARSSQVANWLSSQGVHRGDHMIIMLGNQIELWELMLAGIKLGLVMIPTTTLMGPRDLEDRVERGNARWVAVGSANIGKFADVPGRFTVIEVGDGGSRTEGALEYADSAWSKTDFTPDAPSRADDTLLLYFTSGTTSRAKLVEHTHTSYPVGHLSTMYWIGLEPGDVHLNVASPGWAKHAWSNVFTPWIAEACVFIYNYERFDAAALMAQMDREGVTSFCAPPTVWRMLIQADLTLLKTPPRKAVSAGEPLNAEVIGQVEKAWGVTIRDGFGQTESTVQIANTPGQPVKIGSMGRPLPGYDVVLVDPATGDESNDGELCLRLDKHPVGLMAGYFGDPVKTAEAFGNGYYHTGDMASRDADGVITYVGRGDDVFKSSDYRLSPFELESVLIEHPAVAEAAVVPSPDPVKLSVPKAFVVLAGGYQAGPELAEDILRYCREHLAPFKRIRRIEFGELPKTISGKIRRVELRVGEEMRHGGGAIPEGLGIEYSESDFPGLRD, from the coding sequence ATGGCAGTCACTACAGTCACAGAGGAATTCCGGGCGGCCCGCGACAGGCTTCTTGAGCTCCGTGAGAACTACCAGCAGGCCCACAGCGAGTTCGAATGGCCTCGCTTCGAGGAGTTCAACTTCGCCTTCGACTGGTTCGACCAGATTGCGGCCGACCCGCAGCGGGGCAGCAGACCCGCCCTGGTCATCGTGGAGCAGGACGGCAGCGCCACCCGCCGCAGCTACGCGGAGCTCTCTGCTCGGTCCTCGCAGGTGGCCAACTGGTTGAGCAGCCAGGGTGTGCACCGCGGCGACCACATGATCATCATGCTCGGCAACCAGATCGAACTGTGGGAGCTCATGCTCGCCGGCATCAAGCTGGGCCTGGTCATGATCCCCACCACCACGCTCATGGGCCCGCGCGACCTCGAGGACCGGGTGGAGCGCGGCAATGCCCGCTGGGTGGCCGTGGGTAGCGCCAACATCGGCAAATTTGCCGACGTTCCGGGCCGCTTCACCGTCATTGAAGTGGGCGACGGCGGCAGCCGCACCGAGGGCGCGCTGGAGTACGCCGATTCGGCCTGGTCCAAGACGGACTTCACCCCCGATGCGCCCAGCCGCGCCGACGATACGCTCCTGCTCTACTTCACCTCCGGCACCACGTCCCGCGCCAAGCTCGTGGAACACACCCACACCTCGTACCCGGTGGGCCACCTGTCCACGATGTACTGGATCGGCCTGGAACCGGGCGACGTCCACCTGAACGTGGCCTCCCCAGGCTGGGCCAAGCATGCCTGGTCCAATGTGTTCACGCCGTGGATTGCCGAGGCCTGCGTCTTCATCTACAACTACGAACGCTTCGACGCCGCCGCCCTCATGGCGCAGATGGACCGGGAGGGTGTCACCAGCTTCTGCGCCCCGCCCACGGTGTGGCGGATGCTGATCCAAGCGGATCTGACGCTCCTGAAGACCCCTCCGCGGAAGGCGGTCTCCGCAGGCGAGCCCCTCAACGCGGAGGTCATCGGCCAGGTGGAGAAGGCCTGGGGCGTGACCATCCGGGACGGCTTCGGCCAGACGGAGTCCACGGTCCAGATCGCCAACACCCCCGGCCAGCCGGTCAAGATCGGTTCCATGGGACGCCCGCTGCCCGGCTACGACGTGGTCCTGGTGGACCCCGCCACCGGGGATGAGAGCAACGACGGCGAGCTCTGCCTGCGCCTGGACAAGCACCCCGTGGGGCTCATGGCGGGGTACTTCGGCGATCCCGTCAAGACCGCCGAGGCGTTCGGCAACGGTTACTACCACACGGGCGACATGGCCAGCAGGGACGCCGACGGCGTGATCACCTATGTGGGCCGCGGCGACGACGTCTTCAAGTCCTCGGACTACCGGCTCTCCCCCTTCGAACTCGAAAGCGTGCTGATCGAACACCCCGCGGTGGCGGAGGCCGCCGTCGTTCCTTCACCGGATCCCGTGAAGCTCTCGGTGCCCAAGGCCTTTGTGGTCCTTGCCGGCGGCTACCAGGCCGGACCGGAGCTCGCTGAGGACATCCTGCGGTACTGCCGGGAGCACCTGGCGCCGTTCAAGCGCATCCGCCGGATCGAGTTCGGCGAGCTGCCCAAGACCATCTCGGGCAAGATCCGGCGGGTGGAACTGCGGGTCGGCGAGGAGATGCGGCACGGCGGCGGAGCGATCCCGGAAGGGCTGGGCATCGAATATTCCGAGTCGGACTTCCCCGGTCTGAGAGACTAG
- a CDS encoding PadR family transcriptional regulator has translation MKGIHEDNAFPEHSHGRGRFERSKGRRGPHGHGGGGFGPRGFGPGGFGPGGFGPRGFGPGGSRRASRGDVRSAILSLLAEAPSNGYGLIKTIAEKTSGAWRPSPGSVYPTLQQLVDEELITAVGEGRGTEFTLTESGRAYIAEHEEELANAWNSDSDGTGPAFHQSVGKLMGVIHQFRVAASEEQRQAAIEKLDETRRALYLILAD, from the coding sequence ATGAAAGGCATCCACGAAGACAACGCATTCCCGGAACACAGCCACGGAAGGGGCCGCTTCGAACGCAGCAAGGGCCGCCGAGGCCCCCACGGCCACGGCGGCGGAGGCTTCGGGCCGCGCGGCTTCGGCCCCGGCGGATTCGGGCCGGGCGGATTTGGCCCCAGGGGTTTCGGCCCGGGCGGTTCGCGCCGCGCCAGCAGGGGCGACGTCCGCTCAGCCATTCTTTCGCTGCTTGCCGAGGCACCCTCGAACGGCTACGGGCTCATCAAGACCATCGCCGAAAAGACGTCCGGTGCCTGGCGCCCGAGTCCCGGGTCCGTCTACCCCACGCTGCAGCAGTTGGTTGATGAAGAACTCATCACCGCTGTAGGCGAAGGCCGGGGCACGGAGTTCACCCTCACCGAAAGCGGCCGCGCCTACATTGCCGAGCATGAAGAAGAGCTCGCCAACGCCTGGAACAGCGACTCCGACGGAACCGGGCCCGCCTTCCACCAGAGTGTTGGCAAACTGATGGGGGTTATCCACCAATTCCGAGTGGCGGCTTCCGAGGAGCAGCGCCAGGCAGCGATTGAAAAGCTGGACGAAACCCGGCGCGCGCTCTACCTCATCCTGGCCGACTAG